From a single Nostoc sp. MS1 genomic region:
- a CDS encoding response regulator transcription factor, protein MRILIVEDDDRIAKPLAEYLRRQHHIVDITPDGLEGWEWSQSGLYELILLDLMLPKLDGITLCERLRAASSNVLILMLTARDTTSDKIIGLDAGADDYLVKPFDLKELAARIRALARRTPEIRPSILIHGDLQIDPGSQQVTYAGNILSLTPKEYMILEYFLRHPNQVVTRSAIFDKLWELDKYSGEGSIKTHITNLRNKLKAAGISEDLIENVYGIGYRLRHQ, encoded by the coding sequence ATGAGGATTTTGATAGTCGAAGATGACGATCGCATTGCTAAACCGTTAGCCGAATATTTAAGGCGACAACACCATATTGTAGATATCACACCCGATGGGCTTGAGGGGTGGGAATGGTCGCAATCAGGATTATATGAGTTAATCTTATTAGATTTAATGCTTCCTAAATTAGATGGCATCACTCTGTGTGAGCGTTTACGTGCTGCTTCATCCAATGTTCTGATTTTAATGCTGACAGCACGAGATACAACAAGCGATAAAATTATTGGACTTGATGCTGGTGCTGATGATTACTTGGTTAAACCATTTGACTTAAAAGAGTTAGCAGCACGCATCAGGGCTTTAGCTCGAAGAACTCCAGAGATTCGCCCATCAATTTTGATCCACGGTGATTTGCAAATAGATCCGGGCAGCCAACAGGTTACTTATGCAGGGAATATTCTGTCATTAACACCTAAAGAATACATGATATTAGAATATTTTTTGAGACACCCAAATCAAGTTGTGACTCGTTCAGCAATCTTTGACAAACTGTGGGAACTTGATAAATATTCGGGGGAAGGAAGTATCAAAACTCATATTACAAATTTGCGGAATAAACTCAAAGCTGCTGGAATTTCAGAAGACTTGATTGAAAATGTTTATGGCATTGGTTATCGTTTACGACATCAGTAA
- a CDS encoding Uma2 family endonuclease, with translation MTTTLHKSITLAEFLKLPETKPASEFIDGYIYQKPMPQGKHSRIQLKLCNSVNQVAEEQEIALALPELRCTFGGRSIVPDVSVFTWERIPFDINGEIENSFAIHPDWTIKILSPDQSTIKVIRNIIHCLKYGTRLGWLIDPDERIVLVFLPGQAPLEMSGNELLPVPEFLKLNLTVTQVFAWLKPTRTSQ, from the coding sequence ATGACAACGACGCTGCACAAATCTATTACCTTAGCAGAGTTTCTCAAACTACCAGAAACCAAGCCTGCTAGTGAATTTATTGATGGTTATATCTACCAGAAACCAATGCCACAAGGCAAACACTCCCGCATACAATTAAAGCTTTGTAACTCAGTTAATCAAGTAGCTGAAGAACAGGAAATTGCTTTAGCTTTACCAGAATTACGTTGTACATTTGGTGGACGTTCAATTGTTCCTGATGTTAGTGTTTTTACTTGGGAACGGATTCCTTTTGATATTAATGGGGAAATTGAAAATAGTTTTGCAATTCACCCTGATTGGACGATTAAAATCCTTTCCCCAGACCAGAGTACAATCAAGGTAATTAGAAATATTATCCATTGTCTAAAATATGGTACTAGACTAGGATGGTTAATCGATCCAGATGAGCGCATAGTGTTGGTATTTTTGCCAGGACAAGCACCTTTAGAGATGAGTGGAAATGAACTATTACCTGTACCGGAATTTTTAAAGCTAAATTTAACAGTTACACAAGTATTTGCTTGGCTAAAACCAACCAGAACTAGCCAATAA
- the purS gene encoding phosphoribosylformylglycinamidine synthase subunit PurS, giving the protein MQTKYLAKIFVTLRPSVLDPAGVAVQSGLQQMGYDNVENVRIGKYIELTITTNEKAKAHEDLDRICDQMLSNPVIENYRYDLIEVETQTGVF; this is encoded by the coding sequence GTGCAAACCAAATATCTAGCCAAAATTTTCGTGACGCTACGTCCTTCAGTTTTAGATCCAGCCGGCGTGGCTGTACAATCCGGCCTGCAACAAATGGGATACGATAACGTAGAAAATGTACGCATCGGTAAGTATATAGAACTCACCATTACCACCAATGAGAAAGCCAAAGCTCATGAAGATTTAGACCGCATCTGTGACCAAATGTTATCCAATCCTGTAATCGAAAATTACCGTTATGATTTGATTGAAGTCGAAACCCAGACGGGAGTATTTTAG
- a CDS encoding ATP-binding protein, translated as MFQKIRYRLLLSYLVVFASLLGIFALAVRIVFAHSLTQQIKDKLTAIGQGAAANVEFDAGRLKVESDFRPQDLIARHQALQWFDTQGHLVTQQGKTVLNSPLLPSKIVQVQSGKVRIQAATIPIMDSDNNQLVGYVRVSQSLEEFDETLKKLDWGLGGGILITLVLSGIGGIFLTRQAIQPIEESFQRLKQFTADASHELRSPLMAIKINAELPLEYPMEIGPKDAEKFQAIASATNQMTRLTEDLLFLARNEKVPNGNWDSLNLTSILENLVLLYKPQAQAKHINLICELTDNLHMLGDAVQLTRLFSNLIENAIHYTPLGGVVEIKTTRVSSQVYVKVQDTGVGIAPEHIDKVFERFWRADKSRSYNSGGSGLGLAITQAIAQNHGGLITVTSQLGVGSCFNVRLPASIN; from the coding sequence GTGTTTCAAAAAATTCGATATCGTTTATTGTTGTCTTACTTGGTAGTTTTTGCATCACTGCTAGGAATATTTGCGCTCGCAGTCCGAATTGTTTTCGCTCATAGTCTGACTCAACAAATTAAAGATAAACTCACAGCTATAGGACAAGGTGCAGCTGCAAATGTAGAATTTGATGCAGGTCGCCTTAAAGTTGAGAGTGACTTTCGTCCACAAGACCTAATTGCTCGTCATCAAGCATTACAGTGGTTTGATACTCAAGGCCATTTAGTTACTCAACAAGGAAAAACTGTCTTAAACTCACCATTATTACCAAGCAAAATAGTACAAGTTCAGAGCGGCAAAGTTCGTATCCAAGCTGCAACTATACCAATTATGGATAGTGACAATAATCAGTTGGTTGGGTATGTGAGGGTGAGTCAATCTTTAGAAGAATTTGATGAAACTCTCAAAAAATTAGACTGGGGATTAGGCGGTGGAATTCTTATAACTTTGGTTCTTAGTGGGATTGGTGGCATTTTCCTAACTCGTCAAGCGATACAACCTATTGAGGAGAGTTTTCAAAGGCTCAAACAGTTTACTGCTGATGCTTCCCATGAACTACGTAGTCCTTTAATGGCAATCAAAATTAATGCTGAGTTACCGTTAGAATATCCTATGGAAATCGGGCCAAAAGATGCAGAAAAGTTTCAGGCGATCGCTAGTGCTACTAACCAGATGACTCGTCTCACAGAAGACTTACTATTCTTGGCGCGTAACGAGAAAGTGCCAAATGGGAATTGGGATAGTCTCAATTTAACGTCTATCTTGGAAAACTTAGTGCTACTTTATAAACCCCAAGCCCAAGCCAAGCATATTAATTTGATCTGTGAGTTAACAGATAATCTTCACATGCTGGGTGATGCAGTCCAACTGACACGGCTATTTTCTAATTTAATTGAAAACGCAATCCATTACACACCATTAGGAGGCGTAGTTGAAATTAAAACCACTCGTGTTAGTTCTCAGGTTTATGTCAAAGTGCAAGATACGGGCGTGGGAATTGCACCAGAGCATATCGACAAGGTTTTTGAGCGTTTTTGGCGAGCAGATAAATCACGTTCTTATAATTCTGGTGGTTCTGGTTTGGGATTGGCGATCACTCAAGCGATCGCGCAAAATCACGGTGGATTAATTACTGTTACAAGTCAATTAGGAGTTGGTAGTTGTTTCAACGTCCGTTTACCAGCTTCTATAAATTAA
- a CDS encoding NfeD family protein codes for MPTFTLIWLIGGAVLCLTELFLPSAFVAFMLGISALIVALISQLGLPLWLQVVAWLSLSTALISLSRRFLQPQRRKSKIRDAVVAETLTEIPPGQAGRVLYEGNSWRAKCDDEKIAVPPHQRVYVVRREGTTLIVMPENLLGFSH; via the coding sequence ATGCCAACTTTTACCTTAATCTGGCTCATCGGCGGAGCAGTTCTTTGTTTAACAGAACTGTTTTTACCATCGGCTTTTGTCGCCTTCATGCTGGGAATTAGCGCTTTAATTGTGGCGTTAATATCTCAACTTGGCTTGCCTTTATGGTTGCAAGTTGTGGCTTGGTTGTCTCTTTCCACCGCTTTGATTTCGCTTTCTCGGCGATTTTTACAACCACAACGGCGTAAGTCAAAAATTCGGGATGCAGTTGTTGCAGAAACCTTAACAGAAATTCCGCCTGGGCAAGCAGGACGAGTTCTATACGAAGGCAATTCTTGGCGAGCAAAATGTGACGACGAGAAAATCGCAGTTCCTCCTCATCAAAGAGTTTATGTAGTGCGGAGAGAAGGGACGACTTTAATTGTGATGCCAGAGAATTTGTTGGGTTTTAGTCATTAG
- a CDS encoding SPFH domain-containing protein, whose protein sequence is MEQLFLLIVLALGGSAVAGSVRVVSQGNEALVERLGSYNKKLEPGLNFVIPFIDKTVYQETIREKVLDIPPQKCITRDNVGIEVDAVVYWRIVDMEKAWYKVENLQSAMVNLVLTQIRSEMGQLELDQTFTARSQINELLLRDLDIATDPWGVKVTRVELRDIIPSQAVRESMELQMSAERRRRAAILNSEGEREAAVNSAKGKAEAQILDAEARQKSVILQAEAEQKAIVLKAQAERQQQVLKAQAIAESAEIIAQKINSNSTASAALEVLLALGYLDMGSTIGKSDSSKVMFIDPRTIPATLEGIRSIVSDSSQSIVNSQQSTVNGQSTGF, encoded by the coding sequence ATGGAACAGTTATTTTTACTCATCGTTTTGGCGCTTGGTGGTTCTGCTGTGGCGGGGTCTGTGAGAGTTGTGAGTCAAGGTAATGAAGCTTTAGTAGAAAGATTGGGTAGCTATAACAAAAAGCTAGAACCAGGACTAAATTTTGTCATTCCTTTTATCGATAAAACCGTTTACCAAGAAACTATCCGGGAAAAGGTTTTAGATATTCCACCCCAAAAATGTATTACCCGTGACAACGTAGGTATTGAAGTAGACGCGGTGGTTTACTGGCGAATTGTCGATATGGAAAAAGCTTGGTACAAAGTGGAAAATCTCCAGTCGGCAATGGTGAACTTAGTACTTACGCAAATTCGCTCGGAAATGGGACAGTTGGAGTTAGACCAAACCTTTACTGCTCGTTCTCAAATTAATGAACTTTTGTTACGGGATCTAGACATTGCCACCGACCCTTGGGGTGTGAAGGTGACAAGGGTAGAACTGCGAGACATCATCCCCTCCCAAGCAGTGCGGGAATCGATGGAATTACAAATGTCCGCAGAAAGACGCAGAAGGGCAGCAATTTTAAATTCTGAAGGTGAACGGGAAGCCGCAGTTAATTCTGCCAAAGGTAAAGCTGAAGCGCAAATCTTAGATGCAGAAGCCCGGCAAAAGTCGGTAATCTTACAAGCAGAAGCAGAACAAAAAGCTATAGTCCTCAAAGCCCAAGCAGAACGTCAACAACAAGTCCTCAAAGCTCAGGCGATCGCAGAATCCGCAGAAATTATAGCCCAAAAAATCAACTCAAATTCCACCGCCAGCGCCGCATTAGAAGTGCTGTTGGCTTTAGGCTATCTAGATATGGGTTCCACCATCGGTAAGAGCGATAGCAGCAAAGTCATGTTCATCGATCCCCGGACTATACCCGCAACTCTAGAAGGTATCCGCTCTATTGTTTCTGATAGTTCACAGTCAATAGTCAATAGTCAACAGTCCACAGTCAATGGTCAAAGTACAGGATTCTAA
- a CDS encoding PP2C family protein-serine/threonine phosphatase: MLSTERIVYCINQNCEQPINPVGERVCASCQTPLVHRYLWATGSGAAEIPLGTKVADRYEVVKQQVWLDTRPGILAEAPEELPPDILPYLRLYPERSHLPQVYGFVSSGQEGAEDILLLENVPIDDEGNIYPAIINAWEQAKAVRQVYWLWQILQLWTPLSELKLAHNLLKSDNVRVQGWCVRLLELNPSTAQPTLKDLSDFWQPLLELAKTSVTSELQNITQQMASEVELETIATQLNKLLLTAAGELPLSFNIAGATDTGPELSQNEDTCYPNTAIDSQELLISNLAIVCDGIGGHQGGEVASQLAVQSLKLQMRALLAEVAAQPEIVPPDLLQEQLEASLRVANNLISARNDEQKRQGRERMATTLVMAVQVPQRILTTSGWQADNAHELYIVNVGDSRAYWITRDYCQQLTVDDDVVTREVRSARSLYRHALQRYDANALTQALGTKDAESLRLVIKRFILDEEGILLLCSDGLSDNNWVENCWRGFAVPVLTGEMTVEEAAEEWINLANERNGHDNTSVVLTHYRVSKEYLVPVAPPPPLVEIPEPEPAEIEIYQEEEESVLAESSQALLDLSLPDEPDPVPVRVKKTSRRSRRKPLVLVGGLFALLVGGTGLGLLAWSQLSPQTFQQMCQKLPPGVQQYCPPR; the protein is encoded by the coding sequence ATGCTTTCTACCGAACGAATAGTTTATTGCATAAATCAAAACTGTGAGCAGCCGATTAATCCTGTAGGAGAGCGTGTTTGTGCTAGTTGTCAAACTCCTTTAGTTCACCGTTATCTCTGGGCTACTGGCTCAGGTGCAGCCGAAATTCCACTAGGTACGAAAGTAGCAGATAGATATGAGGTCGTTAAACAGCAGGTTTGGCTAGATACTCGCCCTGGAATATTAGCAGAAGCACCGGAAGAATTGCCACCAGATATTCTGCCTTATCTTCGCTTATATCCAGAGCGATCGCATCTCCCCCAAGTTTATGGTTTTGTTTCCTCTGGACAAGAAGGCGCAGAGGATATTTTGTTACTAGAAAATGTCCCTATAGATGACGAAGGCAATATCTACCCAGCTATTATCAATGCCTGGGAACAAGCTAAAGCAGTTAGGCAAGTTTACTGGCTGTGGCAAATTCTCCAACTGTGGACACCCTTATCAGAATTAAAGCTGGCTCATAACTTGTTGAAGTCAGATAATGTACGAGTTCAAGGTTGGTGTGTGCGATTATTAGAACTCAACCCCAGCACAGCACAGCCGACATTAAAAGATTTAAGTGATTTCTGGCAACCTTTACTAGAGTTAGCTAAAACCTCAGTCACCTCAGAGTTGCAAAACATAACCCAGCAGATGGCTTCAGAGGTAGAGTTAGAAACTATTGCGACTCAACTCAATAAATTATTACTCACCGCAGCCGGCGAATTACCATTATCTTTTAACATAGCTGGGGCAACGGATACAGGCCCCGAACTCAGCCAAAATGAAGATACTTGTTATCCCAATACTGCTATTGACTCCCAGGAATTATTAATATCAAATTTGGCGATCGTTTGCGATGGTATTGGCGGACACCAGGGGGGTGAGGTGGCGAGTCAATTGGCGGTGCAGTCTTTAAAATTGCAGATGCGTGCTTTACTTGCCGAAGTAGCCGCACAGCCAGAAATTGTACCGCCCGACTTATTGCAGGAACAACTAGAAGCCAGCTTGCGGGTAGCTAACAACCTCATCAGTGCGCGTAACGATGAACAAAAGCGCCAAGGTAGAGAACGCATGGCGACAACACTAGTCATGGCTGTACAAGTACCCCAACGAATATTAACCACCTCTGGATGGCAAGCAGATAACGCCCACGAGCTTTATATAGTGAATGTAGGTGATAGCCGTGCTTACTGGATAACCCGTGACTACTGCCAACAACTCACAGTAGATGATGATGTCGTCACTAGAGAAGTGCGTTCTGCTAGGAGTTTGTATAGGCACGCACTCCAAAGATATGATGCCAATGCCCTCACTCAAGCTTTAGGTACAAAAGATGCCGAATCTTTAAGGCTGGTAATTAAGCGCTTTATCCTCGATGAGGAGGGCATTTTATTACTGTGTTCGGATGGGTTAAGCGATAATAACTGGGTAGAAAATTGTTGGCGAGGTTTCGCTGTACCAGTGCTAACAGGTGAAATGACAGTCGAAGAAGCTGCCGAGGAATGGATTAATCTTGCCAATGAGAGAAACGGCCATGATAATACTTCCGTTGTGCTAACTCATTATCGCGTTTCTAAAGAATACTTAGTCCCAGTTGCACCACCGCCACCATTAGTAGAGATTCCAGAACCAGAACCAGCCGAAATTGAAATATATCAAGAGGAGGAAGAATCAGTCTTAGCAGAAAGCTCTCAAGCATTGCTAGATTTATCGCTCCCAGATGAACCCGATCCGGTTCCAGTCAGAGTCAAAAAAACCAGCCGCCGCAGTCGCCGCAAACCGTTAGTGCTAGTTGGTGGATTATTCGCCTTGCTAGTAGGCGGTACAGGCTTAGGATTATTAGCTTGGTCACAACTTAGTCCCCAAACATTCCAGCAGATGTGTCAGAAGTTACCTCCAGGAGTGCAGCAATATTGTCCACCGCGTTAG
- a CDS encoding ferredoxin-thioredoxin reductase variable chain — protein MAVEILVEKGVNVVMKAGDRVRVKESVVVYHHPEHRGQAFDLKASEGEIVEIVTQWQGRPVSANLPFLVQFSKKFKAHLRENELEVI, from the coding sequence ATGGCTGTGGAAATACTTGTCGAAAAAGGTGTGAATGTTGTTATGAAAGCAGGCGATCGCGTTCGTGTCAAAGAATCGGTAGTAGTTTACCATCATCCTGAACATCGGGGTCAGGCTTTTGACCTCAAAGCCTCAGAAGGCGAAATTGTGGAGATTGTCACCCAATGGCAAGGTAGACCTGTTAGTGCTAACCTGCCTTTTCTTGTCCAGTTTAGTAAGAAGTTTAAAGCTCACCTACGGGAAAATGAGTTAGAAGTTATCTAA
- a CDS encoding Fur family transcriptional regulator, whose translation MRAIRTRSQERILNLLQTIKQGISAQDIYVELRNRNQSMGLATVYRSLEALKLEGLVQVRTLANGEALYSLAQQDKHHLTCLQCGASIPIHQCPVHDLEDQLQTAHKFKIFYHTLEFFGLCGTCQVEQTSEISH comes from the coding sequence ATGAGAGCCATACGCACCCGCAGCCAAGAGCGCATTTTAAACTTGTTGCAAACCATTAAACAAGGCATTTCTGCCCAAGATATTTATGTTGAACTCCGTAACCGCAATCAAAGTATGGGGTTAGCAACAGTTTATCGCTCTTTAGAGGCGTTAAAACTAGAGGGATTAGTGCAGGTGCGGACTTTAGCTAATGGAGAAGCCCTCTACAGCCTAGCGCAGCAAGATAAACACCATCTCACTTGTTTACAATGTGGTGCATCAATTCCCATCCATCAATGCCCTGTTCACGATTTGGAAGATCAGTTACAAACTGCCCATAAGTTTAAGATTTTTTACCACACTCTAGAGTTTTTTGGGTTGTGTGGTACATGCCAAGTGGAGCAAACGAGTGAGATTAGTCATTAG
- a CDS encoding PepSY domain-containing protein: protein MKTSTKIILSAAFVGTLSFAGLSRVVGAKQPQSSVAIVRQHHIATQVAEASDGDGETNDDTQEQQEAAKLQPLAKITAKQAQQLAEASVGGKAKSVKLENENGSLVYSVKIGQQDVKVDAGNGKVLYTENDNQEDEKNEATRPKSSIQVPYTADGDRETNDDK from the coding sequence ATGAAAACTTCCACGAAAATCATTTTGTCAGCAGCTTTTGTTGGTACGTTGAGCTTTGCTGGATTGTCGAGAGTTGTAGGAGCTAAACAACCCCAATCTTCAGTAGCAATTGTACGTCAGCATCATATTGCTACCCAAGTTGCCGAAGCCAGTGATGGAGATGGTGAAACAAACGACGATACACAAGAACAGCAAGAAGCAGCAAAACTGCAACCACTAGCTAAAATTACAGCAAAACAAGCACAGCAACTAGCTGAAGCATCTGTAGGAGGTAAGGCGAAAAGTGTCAAACTCGAAAATGAAAATGGCAGTTTAGTTTACTCTGTAAAAATTGGTCAGCAAGATGTGAAAGTTGATGCTGGTAATGGCAAGGTTTTATATACCGAAAATGACAATCAAGAAGATGAAAAAAATGAAGCGACTCGTCCCAAGAGTAGTATTCAAGTTCCATATACTGCTGATGGCGATCGCGAAACTAATGATGATAAGTAA
- a CDS encoding YdcF family protein has protein sequence MFLYLSKLLPLFFYPLGLASVGLVVALVTLHKRPRIATTAIALSLTLLLLCSNAWVSKYLVRSLEWQNLPPAQLPNAEAIVVLGGGTKSPSPPRMMPDLSEQGDRVIYAAQLYRQNKAPFIVLSGGRIDWRGSGSPESADMANILTSLGIPTEALIQEPDSLNTHQNAVNVKKILETRRIRKVLLVTSALHMPRSLKIFQRQGIDVIPAPTDFLVSEGDLQELGNTPKAAILNLLPDTYNLHLFTYALKEYVGSFIYWLRGWV, from the coding sequence ATGTTTTTATATCTATCTAAATTACTGCCACTGTTTTTCTATCCTTTGGGGTTAGCCAGTGTCGGTTTAGTTGTAGCACTGGTAACTTTACACAAACGTCCACGGATAGCGACTACAGCTATAGCTTTGTCTTTAACTTTATTATTATTGTGTAGTAACGCCTGGGTGTCTAAATACTTAGTGCGATCGCTAGAATGGCAAAATCTCCCCCCCGCACAATTACCCAATGCGGAAGCTATCGTAGTATTAGGTGGTGGAACTAAGTCACCCTCTCCACCAAGGATGATGCCTGACTTAAGCGAACAAGGCGATCGCGTCATCTACGCTGCTCAATTATACCGCCAAAACAAAGCCCCGTTCATTGTTCTCAGTGGCGGCCGCATTGATTGGCGCGGAAGCGGTTCACCAGAATCAGCAGATATGGCTAATATCCTTACTTCCCTTGGTATCCCGACTGAAGCATTGATTCAAGAACCAGACTCACTTAACACACATCAAAATGCCGTAAATGTCAAGAAAATTCTCGAAACTCGTCGTATTCGCAAAGTATTACTGGTAACATCAGCATTACACATGCCGCGATCGCTCAAAATTTTCCAGCGTCAGGGTATAGATGTTATTCCCGCACCTACGGACTTTTTGGTAAGTGAAGGCGACCTACAAGAACTGGGTAACACCCCCAAAGCCGCTATATTGAATTTATTACCCGATACTTACAACTTACACTTATTCACCTACGCCTTAAAAGAATACGTTGGTAGCTTTATTTATTGGTTACGTGGCTGGGTGTAA
- the purQ gene encoding phosphoribosylformylglycinamidine synthase subunit PurQ produces MKFGVVVFPGSNCDRDVAYVTRDLLGQPTRMVWHQETDIADLDVVIIPGGFSYGDYLRCGAIARFSPVMQQVVEHAQKGKLVLGICNGFQVLTEAGLLPGALTRNRDLHFICDRVPLKVESTSNPWTQGYNPGEVITLPIAHGEGRFYADEATLSQIEDNGQVVFRYADENPNGSLNNIAGICDRKGNVLGMMPHPERASDPVLGGNDGLKLFQGLLEKVVALA; encoded by the coding sequence ATGAAATTTGGTGTTGTTGTATTTCCTGGTTCTAATTGCGATCGCGATGTTGCCTATGTCACTAGAGATTTGCTCGGACAACCAACTCGCATGGTTTGGCATCAAGAGACTGATATTGCCGATTTGGATGTGGTGATTATCCCTGGTGGTTTTAGCTACGGCGACTATTTGCGCTGTGGTGCGATCGCTCGGTTCTCGCCTGTGATGCAGCAGGTAGTGGAACATGCACAAAAGGGTAAGTTAGTGCTAGGTATTTGTAATGGGTTTCAGGTATTAACTGAAGCCGGATTGTTACCTGGGGCATTAACGAGGAATCGAGATTTGCATTTTATTTGCGATCGCGTCCCTCTCAAGGTTGAGAGTACAAGTAACCCTTGGACTCAAGGTTACAACCCTGGTGAAGTCATCACCCTACCAATTGCCCACGGCGAAGGCAGATTTTATGCGGATGAGGCCACTTTATCCCAGATTGAAGATAATGGGCAGGTGGTGTTCCGTTATGCGGATGAAAACCCCAACGGTTCCCTAAATAACATAGCCGGGATTTGCGATCGCAAAGGCAATGTTTTAGGGATGATGCCACACCCAGAAAGGGCCTCTGACCCTGTGCTTGGCGGTAACGATGGATTAAAGTTATTCCAAGGGTTACTGGAAAAGGTGGTGGCGTTGGCGTAA
- a CDS encoding HIT family protein — protein MKQQKNQFSHLTAIDRTYLSFPAQFLLNQNLLQGKILDFGCGFGNDVKILAQKGLDITGYDPYYFSQHPQNKFDTIICSYVLNVLFPEEQANVLMEVSYLLKPGGKAYYVVRRDIKKEGFREHYVHKKPTYQCIVKLPFHSIYVDESREIYQYSHYNNQRNSSNYCIFCNPRKNLNLLTESATTYAMFDGYPVSKGHILVIPKRHVSNYFDLPLKEQSACWLMVNKVQQFIQAEFAPDGFNIGMNINKAAGQNIMHATIHIIPRYKGDAIGTKSGMRNVIPKTKH, from the coding sequence ATGAAACAGCAAAAAAATCAATTTAGCCATCTCACTGCGATCGACAGAACTTATTTATCATTTCCTGCACAGTTTCTACTCAATCAGAATTTATTACAAGGTAAAATCTTAGATTTTGGTTGTGGCTTTGGTAATGACGTTAAAATTTTGGCTCAAAAAGGCTTAGATATTACAGGTTATGACCCTTATTATTTCTCTCAACATCCTCAAAATAAATTTGACACTATAATTTGCTCTTATGTTTTAAATGTTTTATTCCCTGAAGAACAAGCTAATGTTCTCATGGAAGTTTCTTACTTATTAAAACCAGGAGGTAAAGCTTATTATGTTGTCAGAAGGGATATAAAGAAAGAAGGCTTTCGGGAACATTATGTGCATAAAAAGCCTACATATCAATGTATTGTTAAACTTCCCTTCCACTCAATCTATGTAGACGAAAGCAGAGAAATATACCAATACTCCCATTACAATAATCAACGTAATTCATCTAATTACTGTATATTTTGCAATCCCCGCAAGAACTTAAACTTACTAACTGAGTCAGCAACAACTTACGCCATGTTTGATGGCTATCCCGTTAGTAAAGGACATATATTAGTTATTCCTAAACGCCACGTTAGTAATTATTTCGACTTACCATTAAAAGAACAATCTGCTTGCTGGCTAATGGTGAATAAAGTTCAACAATTTATCCAAGCAGAATTTGCACCAGATGGCTTTAATATAGGCATGAACATCAATAAAGCCGCCGGACAAAACATTATGCACGCCACTATTCATATCATTCCCCGCTACAAAGGAGATGCCATAGGCACTAAAAGCGGCATGAGAAACGTCATCCCCAAAACCAAACACTAG
- a CDS encoding histidine phosphatase family protein encodes MTLNLYFLRHGETTFSQSGNFCGETDADLTSEGIQMAESFADVYKKLKWEAAYVSPMKRTIATAKPFCDAIGIDMQLRDGLREGSYGEWEAKSKSFAQDNYSENYVKWLTEPAWNAPKGGETAVDIANRSMPVIAEIQEKYPQGNVLVVSHKATIRIMLCSLLGIDLGRYRYRVNILVASVSMVKFDVHGPLLEILGDRHHIPDHLRSRAGT; translated from the coding sequence ATGACACTTAATTTATATTTCCTGCGACATGGAGAAACTACTTTTAGTCAAAGTGGTAATTTCTGTGGTGAAACTGATGCGGATTTGACTTCTGAAGGGATACAGATGGCAGAGAGTTTTGCCGATGTTTATAAAAAATTAAAGTGGGAAGCTGCTTATGTTAGCCCAATGAAGCGCACAATTGCAACTGCCAAGCCATTTTGTGATGCTATCGGTATAGATATGCAGTTGCGTGACGGACTCAGAGAAGGTAGTTACGGCGAATGGGAAGCGAAGAGTAAATCCTTTGCTCAAGATAATTACTCAGAAAACTATGTGAAATGGTTAACAGAACCAGCTTGGAATGCACCTAAAGGTGGGGAAACGGCGGTAGATATTGCTAACCGTTCTATGCCTGTAATTGCGGAAATTCAAGAAAAATATCCCCAAGGTAATGTACTCGTAGTTTCTCATAAAGCCACGATTCGGATTATGCTTTGCAGTTTACTGGGAATTGATTTAGGGCGCTATCGCTATCGGGTGAATATTTTAGTCGCGTCGGTAAGTATGGTTAAATTTGACGTTCATGGCCCTTTATTAGAGATACTAGGCGATCGCCATCATATACCCGATCATCTTCGCTCTCGTGCGGGAACATAA